From a single Anas acuta chromosome 16, bAnaAcu1.1, whole genome shotgun sequence genomic region:
- the LOC137865715 gene encoding P2Y purinoceptor 1-like — translation MAAQAPLSSNSNSTPCPINTAFAHHFLPGVYLVVIPLGLVGNVLGLWHLRAAPRGPLSLLVGNLGLADLLYVGTLPFLVGYYLRGRAWPFGRAWCRLTRSLFHLNLYASIGFLTCISLHRYLGIVHPLRARGRCQELFSAAWLSAAVWGWVVAQVAPDLAFSKMDSNGTQCHDTTEEDNLGSYLAYTSAVTATGFVVPFLIIIGCYCHVVVVLCRNDTMDPGLRRRSIRLVVLVMVLFSVCFLPYHVFRNLNLLSRRWQQQGSCTQASRDIYISYQVTRGLASFNSALNPLLYVMTSKDCTSRVRTIYRRAKKSLESVFTRESSRQALETRTSNISGEQEASDEL, via the coding sequence ATGGCGGCCCAGGCTCCGCTTTCGAGCAACTCCAACAGCACCCCGTGCCCCATCAACACCGCCTTCGCCCATCACTTCTTGCCCGGCGTCTACCTGGTGGTGATCCcgctggggctggtggggaacgtgctggggctgtggcacCTGCGGGCCGCCCCCCGCGgacccctcagcctgctggtggGCAACCTGGGCCTGGCCGACCTGCTGTACGTGGGCACGCTGCCCTTCCTCGTCGGCTACTACCTGCGGGGCAGGGCCTGGCCCTTCGGCAGGGCCTGGTGCCGGCTGACGCGGAGCCTCTTCCACCTCAACCTCTACGCCAGCATCGGCTTCCTCACCTGCATCAGCCTCCACCGCTACCTGGGCATCGTGCACCCGCTGCGGGCGCGGGGTAGGTGCCAGGAGCTCTTCTCCGCCGCGTGGCTCAGCGCCGCAGTCTGGGGGTGGGTGGTGGCGCAGGTGGCCCCTGACCTGGCCTTCAGCAAGATGGACTCCAATGGGACGCAGTGCCACGACACCACGGAGGAGGACAACCTGGGCAGTTACCTGGCGTACACCTCAGCCGTCACCGCCACCGGCTTCGTCGTGCCCTTCCTCATCATCATCGGCTGCTACTGCCACGTGGTGGTGGTGCTCTGCAGGAACGACACCATGGACCCCGGCCTCAGGAGAAGGAGCATCAGACTGGTGGTTCTCGTGATGGTGCTCTTCTCTGTCTGCTTCCTCCCCTACCACGTCTTCAGGAACCTCAACTTGCTGTCCCGGCGCTGGCAACAGCAAGGGTCCTGCACGCAGGCTTCAAGGGACATCTACATCTCCTACCAGGTGACCAGGGGCCTGGCCAGCTTCAACAGTGCCCTCAACCCCCTGCTCTACGTAATGACAAGCAAGGACTGCACCTCACGTGTGAGAACCATCTACCGAAGGGCCAAGAAGTCCCTGGAGTCTGTCTTCACAAGGGAAAGCTCTCGCCAAGCGCTTGAGACGAGGACGAGCAACATCTCTGGTGAGCAGGAGGCTTCTGATGAGCTCTGA
- the KCNK15 gene encoding potassium channel subfamily K member 15, translating into MKRQNLRTAALILCIFSYLLVGAAVFDALESEAESGRKRLLEQKRGELRRKYRFSADDYRELERLVLQAEPHRAGRQWKFAGSFYFAITVITTIGYGHAAPGTDAGKVFCMFYAILGIPLTLVMFQSLGERMNTLVRLLLKKVKKCLGMRTTNVSMENMVLVGFLSCMGTLCIGAAAFSYFEGWTFFHAYYYCFITLTTIGFGDFVALQKNEALQKKPPYVAFSFMYILVGLTVIGAFLNLVVLRFLTMNSEDERRDAEERASLRRARNNLHPPPGEAGRSSKAIFLPAEERTSQLNLIPLVQEDAERRRRRSANSSAKVPSFCTCLCYRAPLCGSPAPSHPETLSCHTNPVYYNSISYKIDEVSLSTRGQTGSSPASTLSSGSPRCRQRPRPRRKSI; encoded by the exons ATGAAGCGGCAGAACCTGCGCACGGCCGCGCTCATCCTCTGCATCTTCTCCTACCTGCTGGTGGGCGCCGCCGTCTTCGATGCGCTGGAGTCGGAGGCGGAGAGCGGCCGCAAGcggctgctggagcagaagcGCGGGGAGCTGCGGAGGAAGTACCGCTTCTCCGCCGACGATTACCGGGAGCTGGAGCGCCTGGTGCTGCAGGCCGAGCCCCACCGAGCCGGCAGGCAGTGGAAGTTCGCCGGCTCCTTCTACTTCGCCATCACGGTCATCACCACCATCG GCTACGGGCACGCTGCCCCGGGCACGGACGCCGGCAAAGTTTTCTGCATGTTCTACGCCATCCTGGGCATCCCCCTGACCCTCGTCATGTTCCAGAGCCTGGGCGAGCGCATGAACACCCTCGTGCGGCTGCTGCTCAAGAAGGTGAAGAAGTGCCTGGGCATGAGGACAACCAACGTCTCCATGGAGAACATGGTCCTGGTGGGCTTTCTGTCCTGCATGGGCACGCTGTGCATCGGGGCGGCGGCCTTCTCGTACTTCGAGGGCTGGACCTTCTTCCACGCATACTATTACTGCTTCATAACCTTGACCACCATCGGCTTCGGCGACTTCGTGGCCCTGCAGAAGAACGAGGCGCTGCAGAAGAAGCCCCCGTACGTGGCCTTCAGCTTCATGTACATCCTGGTGGGCCTGACGGTCATCGGCGCCTTCCTCAACCTGGTGGTGCTGCGCTTCCTCACCATGAACTCGGAGGACGAGCGGCGGGACGCCGAGGAGAGGGCCTCGCTGCGCAGGGCCCGCAACAACCTCCACCCGCCGCCCGGCGAGGCCGGCCGGAGCAGCAAGGCCATTTTCCTCCCGGCGGAGGAGCGGACGAGCCAGCTGAACCTGATCCCCCTGGTCCAGGAGGACGCggagaggcggcggcggcgctcgGCCAACTCCTCGGCCAAggtgccctccttctgcacctGCCTGTGCTACCGAGCCCCGCTGTGCGGCAGCCCCGCGCCCTCCCACCCCGAGACGCTGAGCTGCCACACCAACCCCGTCTACTACAACTCCATCTCCTACAAAATCGACGAGGTGTCCCTGAGCACGCGGGGCCAGACCGGCTCCTCCCCAGCGAGCACGCTGTCGTCTggcagcccccggtgccggcAGCGCCCGCGGCCACGGAGGAAATCCATCTAG